CCCTCGAGGATACTCGGCAGAAAATCCTTTGAGAACGCCATCATAGTTGATCAAGCCCTCGGTGGCTCCACGAATACCGCGCTCCACCTTCCAGCCATAGCTCACGAGTTGGGAATAGAGTTGACACTCGACGACTTCGACCGGCTGGGCAAGGTAACACCTCACATCTGCAATATAGAACCTTCTGGTGAAGCTACCGTTGTCGACCTTCACAATGCCGGTGGTGTTCCAGGCGTGTTAAAGACGCTTAGTCCACTACTCCACCTTGACGCATTGACGGTTACAGGTATGACTGTTGGAGAGAACATTCGCGCCGTCGAAGTAAGAAACAGACAGATAATTCGAACACTCGAGAACCCATTCCATAAAGAAGGCGGGATAGCTGTTCTTAAAGGTAATCTGGCACCTGATGGCGCTGTTGTGAAACAGAGCGCTGTAGATGAGAGCATGCTAAGGTTTGAGGGCGAGGCGAAAGTTTGCAACTCCGAGGAAGAGGCTTTGAAGGCTATTTATGATGGCGAAGTTAAGGCGGGCTGTGTTCTCATCATACGCTACGAGGGGCCACGGGGCGGCCCCGGCATGAAGGAGATGTTGGCTGCAACAGCGGCTCTGGCGGGTATGGGCTTAAATAAAGGTGTAGCCTTGTTGACAGATGGGCGTTTCTCCGGCGCCACTCGAGGGCCTTGCGTTGGGCACATCTCGCCTGAGGCAATGGCGGGGGGTCCTATAGCTGTTGTGGAGGAGGGCGACATGATAGAAATAGACATACCGCAGCGTAGGCTTGAACTTAAGATCTCAAGCGACGAGATTGATAGCCGACTTAGAAGGTGGAAACCCCCACCTCTAAAGATTAGGAAGGGCTGGCTTGCCACCTACGGTAGGATAGCCCAGTCGGCTAGTAGCGGAGCTATATTCGAGTAACCTCCCATACAAACGTAGGTGCAGGTTTTGAGGGCTAGTGTTTACTTTAGGAAATATAAGATAAATAAACATGTACTGCACTCATTAGTTCTGTTGGGGTTTGGGTAGGTGACGGTGAAGACTGACATAGCCGTCATAGGTGCTGGGCCGGCCGGACTATTCGCAGCCCTCGAGCTGGCTGAGAGGTGTAATCTCAAAGTTTTGGTTATAGACCAAGGCAATGAGCCTCTCAAGAGGGTCTGCCCGGAGCAAACCAGTTATAGAGGCTGCAGCAAATGCATACCTTGCAATGTTCTTTGTGGCGCCGGCGGGGCTGGTACCCTCTCGAGTGGTAGACTGAACCTGCGCCCTGACATTGGTGGTGACCTTGTATCGTTAGTGAGAAGTGAGGAGGAAGCCCGCAATCTAATAGCTGAAGTTGACAAGGTCTTCCTCAAATATGGTTGCCCTGAGAAGCTTTACAACCCTAAGACTGAAGAGGTTGCTGAACTGGAGAGAAGGGCAGCAGCATTCGGGGTTAAATTCATCTCGATACCACAACGTGAAATCGGAACCGATAGGGCACCAATGGTGATACAAAACTTTATGGACGACCTCCGCAGCAAGGGTGTGGAGTTCCTCCTTCGGAAGAAGGTAACTCACCTAGACAAGGGCGTAGTTCAACTTAACGGCGGCGAGGTGGTTGAGTGTAAATACATCTTGGCTGCCCCAGGGCGGAGTGGCCAGAATTGGCTTGCGGAGGAAGCTAGAAGGCTTAAGATTCCCACTAAGTATGAGCCCATAGATATCGGAGTGAGGGTTGAGGTTCCATCAGTTATCATGGAGCCTATTACCAGGATAAACCGTGACCCAAAGTTCCACATCTACACCGAGACTTATGATGACTTCCTCAGGACCTTCTGCGTGAACCATGAAGGCTTCGTATGCTTAGAGGTCTATGATGAAGGATATGTGGGTGTGAATGGTCACTGCATGTCCAGCAGCAAATCCTCCAATACAAATTTCGCCTTCCTAGTGCGCGTGGCTCTGACGGAGCCCCTCGAAGACAGTTCAGCTTACGGTCGAACGATAGCTACCCAGACTACGACTCTAGGCGGTGGTCGTCCCATCATTCAAAGGCTGGGTGACCTTGTAAAAGGTCGCAGGTCTACTTGGGATAGGATTGAGAGGGGTAACGTGAAGCCGACATTGAGGAGTGTGACTCCTGGCGACATAGCTATGGCTATGCCCCACCGGTTAGTGACCGATATAGTTGAAGGATTGAGGAAACTGGATCACGTAATCCCAGGTGTAGCATCAGCCTCAACACTCCTATATGCGCCAGAGGTTAAATTCTCTGCGCACAGAATATACACTAATAAGTATCTT
The Candidatus Bathyarchaeia archaeon DNA segment above includes these coding regions:
- the ilvD gene encoding dihydroxy-acid dehydratase; protein product: MRLRSREVIEGVDRAPHRALLKAFGLTDEELRKPLVGIANSWNDIVPGHHHLKLLADRVRSGILEGGGVPLEFNTIAICDGIAMGHEGMKAPLPSREVIAASVELMALAHGFDALVLICSCDKIVPGMLMAACRLDLPAIMVTGGCSLPGQLNGEKVTINKIFEAVGAAKAGKITHEKLTLLENLACPTCGSCQGMYTANTMQCLVEAMGFSLPYSGTTPAVYTAKYRLAALSGRQVMELLARGLTPSRILGRKSFENAIIVDQALGGSTNTALHLPAIAHELGIELTLDDFDRLGKVTPHICNIEPSGEATVVDLHNAGGVPGVLKTLSPLLHLDALTVTGMTVGENIRAVEVRNRQIIRTLENPFHKEGGIAVLKGNLAPDGAVVKQSAVDESMLRFEGEAKVCNSEEEALKAIYDGEVKAGCVLIIRYEGPRGGPGMKEMLAATAALAGMGLNKGVALLTDGRFSGATRGPCVGHISPEAMAGGPIAVVEEGDMIEIDIPQRRLELKISSDEIDSRLRRWKPPPLKIRKGWLATYGRIAQSASSGAIFE
- a CDS encoding NAD(P)/FAD-dependent oxidoreductase, whose protein sequence is MTVKTDIAVIGAGPAGLFAALELAERCNLKVLVIDQGNEPLKRVCPEQTSYRGCSKCIPCNVLCGAGGAGTLSSGRLNLRPDIGGDLVSLVRSEEEARNLIAEVDKVFLKYGCPEKLYNPKTEEVAELERRAAAFGVKFISIPQREIGTDRAPMVIQNFMDDLRSKGVEFLLRKKVTHLDKGVVQLNGGEVVECKYILAAPGRSGQNWLAEEARRLKIPTKYEPIDIGVRVEVPSVIMEPITRINRDPKFHIYTETYDDFLRTFCVNHEGFVCLEVYDEGYVGVNGHCMSSSKSSNTNFAFLVRVALTEPLEDSSAYGRTIATQTTTLGGGRPIIQRLGDLVKGRRSTWDRIERGNVKPTLRSVTPGDIAMAMPHRLVTDIVEGLRKLDHVIPGVASASTLLYAPEVKFSAHRIYTNKYLETTIENIFVAGDGAGLSRGIATAAATGILAARGILRKEGITIKNQ